Genomic DNA from Candidatus Koribacter versatilis Ellin345:
TGTACGGCCGTGACCAATACCTTTGGACAGTAGAATAGATGTCGATGTCCTTCTCCTTCCAAGTTGAAGCCACCCAGGGTGCCGCCCGTGCGGGGCGGATGATCACGCCGCATGGCGAAGTGGAGACGCCGGTGTTTATGCCGGTTGGCACAGTGGCGACGGTGAAGGGCATTCCGCAGGATTTGCTGGAAGAGCTGGGCGTCCAGATTCTGCTCAACAACACCTATCACCTGTATCTGCGGCCGGGGGTGGAGCAGATCCGCAAGCTGGGCGGGACGCACAAGTTCATGTCGTGGGACCGCTCGATCCTGACGGATTCGGGCGGCTTCCAGGTTTTCAGCTTGAGCGAGTTGCGCAAGGTGACGGAAGAGGGTGTGTCGTTCCGCTCGCATCTGGATGGGTCGTCGCATTTGTTTTCGCCGGAGAGCGCGATGGCGTCGCAGATCGGGATTGGCGCGGACATCATCATGGCCTTCGATGAGTGCACCGAGTATCCGGCGGAGCGGACGCGGACCGAGCGCTCGATGGAGCTGACGCTGCGCTGGGCGGAGCGCAGCAAGAATGCCTTCGAAGCCCATAAACATGAGGTGCCGTGGTTTGCGGAGCGCGGGAAAAAGTCGCAGGCGCTGTTTGGGATCGTGCAGGGTGGCATGTTTCCCAATTTGAGAAAAGAATCGGCAGAGCGGACGGTCGAGATCGGGTTTCCGGGATACGCGCTGGGCGGGTTCAGCGTGGGCGAGCCGCGGGAGAAAACTGCAGAGCTGGTGGCGAATACGGTTCCGTTGTTGCCGGAAAATAAGCCGCGCTACTTGATGGGCGTGGGGTATCCCGAGGAGATTGTGCAGTACGCCAGAATGGGCATCGACATGATGGATT
This window encodes:
- the tgt gene encoding tRNA guanosine(34) transglycosylase Tgt, with the translated sequence MSMSFSFQVEATQGAARAGRMITPHGEVETPVFMPVGTVATVKGIPQDLLEELGVQILLNNTYHLYLRPGVEQIRKLGGTHKFMSWDRSILTDSGGFQVFSLSELRKVTEEGVSFRSHLDGSSHLFSPESAMASQIGIGADIIMAFDECTEYPAERTRTERSMELTLRWAERSKNAFEAHKHEVPWFAERGKKSQALFGIVQGGMFPNLRKESAERTVEIGFPGYALGGFSVGEPREKTAELVANTVPLLPENKPRYLMGVGYPEEIVQYARMGIDMMDCVLPTRAARHGLLFTSEGRLTIKNQRFASDEGPLDPNCSCKVCKRYSRAYLRHLYASNEVLAQVLNTTHNLSYYLDTMRRVRQAIILGENSVSLPVVRSPHLSAT